A window of the Lolium perenne isolate Kyuss_39 chromosome 7, Kyuss_2.0, whole genome shotgun sequence genome harbors these coding sequences:
- the LOC127319181 gene encoding uncharacterized protein isoform X2 encodes MTSLHDELEKKLQDPNATPMSLPLEFLKIITCDFSTESELGRGGYGVVYKGVLRSGKIIAVKKLFETLLKHEAFQNEISFLMGIKHQNVVQFVGYCAESKWEAIEQPSGSGRHILAEIQKRLLCFEYVSNKSLDRHIADRSLDLEWNIRYKIIIGICNGLYFLHEECRIIHLDLKPENILMDSNMNPKIADFGLSRLFREQQSKVFTDNRAGTRGYMAPEYINQGLITKRADIFSLGVIIIEIVTGRREYPNFQLDSPESTATSCQHFTEEVLGSWRYKFESRVKFISMEKYIQQVKECISIALKCVDPGMEKRPTVKDVIQVLNAVDKVEVSKELPSEMQCMDKSQVLDTNASNEHILHSITEDMSNIKTGDTVGEVKKSQDCLLPTPLWTSSTSSQTHQEAAKESSEPQQSSDKTSELIPDSSMILDIHPLELWFFFEKYKIIPCSFDITNNTDEKMAFALKEKSSEETCFLRRWPTFGVVDPRTTYTLVLIMEKHWELPQQRNVDLILHTSTYCESSSDENTCIQHFQNAERLGITVHQVTLKCVCAPPRGVPIFEPIPPSIKIISMVDYSTFGRMIESVDANQTEPLIATAVYTGYVYIWNCDTQKYVGSIKIKEAHTAVRSFKFIARKGWLVVGTTDGFIRVYNYKKEMEETTSFKAGDEVQSLAIHPTKSFVLSACTTGIKLWDWDGGWFGWKCMRTFQEHSGSVRAVAFNPQDQNSFASASRDCTIKVWSLDSPKSKYTLYGHSSCVYSLDFFTRDGQQYLITGSGDKTAKVWDMHKKECAGTLPHNSAVIYVLSHPTLPVLVTGTEHGHVHLWNSITFRLKRILAIGSPSRVDGLACFNESGRVVVAHDMALSVIEIQDEEEQGGRTTSASLSSLCVVLIKNKVAMMKKKNKW; translated from the exons ATGACTAGCTTACATGATGAATTGGAGAAGAAACTGCAAGATCCAAATGCAACACCAATGTCTCTTCCACTAGAATTTTTGAAAATAATCACATGCGATTTTTCCACCGAGTCAGAACTCGGTAGAGGTGGTTATGGAGTGGTCTACAAG GGAGTTCTTCGGAGTGGGAAAATTATTGCTGTCAAGAAGCTGTTCGAAACACTTTTAAAACATGAGGCGTTCCAGAATGAGATCAGTTTTCTTATGGGGATTAAGCACCAGAATGTAGTGCAGTTTGTAGGTTACTGTGCAGAATCAAAATGGGAAGCGATTGAGCAACCAAGTGGGAGTGGGAGACATATTTTGGCTGAAATACAGAAAAGGTTGCTCTGCTTCGAATATGTATCCAACAAAAGCCTCGACAGACATATTGCTG ATAGATCTTTGGACCTTGAGTGGAATATTAGATACAAGATAATCATTGGGATTTGCAACGGTTTGTATTTCCTTCATGAGGAATGTCGTATCATTCATTTAGACCTTAAGCCTGAAAATATATTGATGGACTCTAATATGAATCCTAAAATTGCGGATTTTGGTCTATCACGGCTCTTTAGGGAGCAACAATCAAAAGTTTTCACTGATAATCGTGCGGGAACACG CGGATATATGGCACCCGAATACATAAACCAAGGCCTAATCACTAAGAGGGCAGACATCTTCAGCCTGGGTGTTATAATAATAGAGATAGTCACAGGGCGTAGGGAATATCCAAATTTCCAGCTCGATAGTCCTGAGAGTACTGCTACATCTTGCCAGCATTTCACGGAGGAA GTACTTGGTAGTTGGAGGTATAAATTTGAATCCAGAGTGAAGTTTATATCAATGGAAAAATATATCCAGCAAGTAAAGGAATGTATCAGCATAGCCTTAAAATGTGTGGACCCTGGTATGGAGAAAAGACCTACAGTGAAGGATGTAATTCAAGTGCTTAACGCAGTAGACAAG GTGGAAGTGAGCAAAGAGTTGCCTTCAGAAATGCAGTGCATGGACAAGTCGCAGGTTCTAGACACTAATGCAAGCAACGAACACATACTGCACAGTATCACTGAAGACATGTCCAACATTAAGACAGGTGATACAGTGGGGGAAGTGAAGAAATCCCAGGATTGTTTGCTGCCAACGCCGTTGTGGACGTCAAGCACTAGCAGTCAGACTCATCAAGAGGCAGCTAAGGAGTCTAGTGAGCCACAACAATCGAGTGACAAAACCAGTGAG ctaaTCCCGGACTCCAGCATGATTCTTGACATCCACCCGCTTGAGCTctggtttttttttgaaaaatataaGATTATCCCATGCTCATTTGACATAACAAACAATACAGATGAAAAAATGGCATTTGCGCTTAAAGAGAAGAGCAGTGAAGAGACGTGCTTCTTAAGGAGATGGCCAACGTTTGGCGTCGTGGACCCGAGGACCACTTACACTCTCGTACTGATAATGGAGAAACACTGGGAGCTACCACAACAAAGAAATGTTGATTTAATCCTGCACACCAGTACATACTGCGAATCTTCTAGCGACGAAAATACGTGCATACAACATTTTCAGAATGCGGAACGGTTGGGGATCACTGTGCATCAGGTGACTCTAAAATGTGTTTGTGCGCCACCTCGAGGAGTGCCAATATTTGAG CCAATCCCACCTTCAATAAAG ATCATATCGATGGTAGATTATTCCACATTTGGACGTATGATCGAGTCCGTGGATGCAAATCAGACTGAGCCATT GATTGCAACAGCTGTTTATACTGGGTATGTTTACATATGGAACTGTGACACGCAG AAATATGTGGGTTCTATTAAAATCAAAGAGGCACATACTGCAGTTCGGTCTTTTAAATTTATTGCACGTAAGGGATGGCTTGTGGTTGGAACTACCGATGGTTTCATCCGTGTGTACAATTATAAAAAGGAAATGGAAGAAACGACGAGTTTCAAAGCGGGTGATGAAGTGCAGTCACTAGCCATTCATCCAACCAAGTCATTTGTGTTGTCAGCATGTACTACTGGAATAAAGCTTTGGGACTGGGACGGGGGATGGTTCGGCTGGAAATGCATGCGAACTTTTCAGGAACACTCAGGCTCTGTCCGTGCAGTTGCATTTAACCCACAGGACCAGAACAGTTTTGCTAGTGCATCTCGAGATTGCACAATAAAG GTTTGGAGTCTTGATTCTCCCAAATCCAAGTATACTCTATATGGGCATTCTAGCTGCGTGTATTCCCTGGATTTCTTCACACGTGATGGTCAGCAGTATTTGATTACTGGCTCAGGGGACAAGACTGCCAAG GTATGGGACATGCACAAGAAAGAGTGTGCCGGTACACTACCTCATAACTCTGCAGTTATCTATGTCCTTTCCCATCCCACACTTCCAGTTCTAGTAACAGGTACAGAACATGGTCATGTTCACTTGTGGAACTCCATTACTTTCAG GCTCAAGAGAATACTTGCTATTGGGAGCCCTTCACGGGTTGATGGTCTTGCATGTTTCAACGAGTCAGGAAG GGTTGTGGTTGCACATGATATGGCACTATCAGTGATAGAAATTCAAGATGAAGAAGAACAAGGTGGTAGGACGACATCGGCTTCATTAAGCTCTTTATGTGTCGTTCTGATAAAGAACAAGGTAgcaatgatgaagaagaagaacaagtggTAG
- the LOC127319181 gene encoding uncharacterized protein isoform X1, with the protein MTSLHDELEKKLQDPNATPMSLPLEFLKIITCDFSTESELGRGGYGVVYKGVLRSGKIIAVKKLFETLLKHEAFQNEISFLMGIKHQNVVQFVGYCAESKWEAIEQPSGSGRHILAEIQKRLLCFEYVSNKSLDRHIADRSLDLEWNIRYKIIIGICNGLYFLHEECRIIHLDLKPENILMDSNMNPKIADFGLSRLFREQQSKVFTDNRAGTRGYMAPEYINQGLITKRADIFSLGVIIIEIVTGRREYPNFQLDSPESTATSCQHFTEEVLGSWRYKFESRVKFISMEKYIQQVKECISIALKCVDPGMEKRPTVKDVIQVLNAVDKVEVSKELPSEMQCMDKSQVLDTNASNEHILHSITEDMSNIKTGDTVGEVKKSQDCLLPTPLWTSSTSSQTHQEAAKESSEPQQSSDKTSELIPDSSMILDIHPLELWFFFEKYKIIPCSFDITNNTDEKMAFALKEKSSEETCFLRRWPTFGVVDPRTTYTLVLIMEKHWELPQQRNVDLILHTSTYCESSSDENTCIQHFQNAERLGITVHQVTLKCVCAPPRGVPIFEQPIPPSIKIISMVDYSTFGRMIESVDANQTEPLIATAVYTGYVYIWNCDTQKYVGSIKIKEAHTAVRSFKFIARKGWLVVGTTDGFIRVYNYKKEMEETTSFKAGDEVQSLAIHPTKSFVLSACTTGIKLWDWDGGWFGWKCMRTFQEHSGSVRAVAFNPQDQNSFASASRDCTIKVWSLDSPKSKYTLYGHSSCVYSLDFFTRDGQQYLITGSGDKTAKVWDMHKKECAGTLPHNSAVIYVLSHPTLPVLVTGTEHGHVHLWNSITFRLKRILAIGSPSRVDGLACFNESGRVVVAHDMALSVIEIQDEEEQGGRTTSASLSSLCVVLIKNKVAMMKKKNKW; encoded by the exons ATGACTAGCTTACATGATGAATTGGAGAAGAAACTGCAAGATCCAAATGCAACACCAATGTCTCTTCCACTAGAATTTTTGAAAATAATCACATGCGATTTTTCCACCGAGTCAGAACTCGGTAGAGGTGGTTATGGAGTGGTCTACAAG GGAGTTCTTCGGAGTGGGAAAATTATTGCTGTCAAGAAGCTGTTCGAAACACTTTTAAAACATGAGGCGTTCCAGAATGAGATCAGTTTTCTTATGGGGATTAAGCACCAGAATGTAGTGCAGTTTGTAGGTTACTGTGCAGAATCAAAATGGGAAGCGATTGAGCAACCAAGTGGGAGTGGGAGACATATTTTGGCTGAAATACAGAAAAGGTTGCTCTGCTTCGAATATGTATCCAACAAAAGCCTCGACAGACATATTGCTG ATAGATCTTTGGACCTTGAGTGGAATATTAGATACAAGATAATCATTGGGATTTGCAACGGTTTGTATTTCCTTCATGAGGAATGTCGTATCATTCATTTAGACCTTAAGCCTGAAAATATATTGATGGACTCTAATATGAATCCTAAAATTGCGGATTTTGGTCTATCACGGCTCTTTAGGGAGCAACAATCAAAAGTTTTCACTGATAATCGTGCGGGAACACG CGGATATATGGCACCCGAATACATAAACCAAGGCCTAATCACTAAGAGGGCAGACATCTTCAGCCTGGGTGTTATAATAATAGAGATAGTCACAGGGCGTAGGGAATATCCAAATTTCCAGCTCGATAGTCCTGAGAGTACTGCTACATCTTGCCAGCATTTCACGGAGGAA GTACTTGGTAGTTGGAGGTATAAATTTGAATCCAGAGTGAAGTTTATATCAATGGAAAAATATATCCAGCAAGTAAAGGAATGTATCAGCATAGCCTTAAAATGTGTGGACCCTGGTATGGAGAAAAGACCTACAGTGAAGGATGTAATTCAAGTGCTTAACGCAGTAGACAAG GTGGAAGTGAGCAAAGAGTTGCCTTCAGAAATGCAGTGCATGGACAAGTCGCAGGTTCTAGACACTAATGCAAGCAACGAACACATACTGCACAGTATCACTGAAGACATGTCCAACATTAAGACAGGTGATACAGTGGGGGAAGTGAAGAAATCCCAGGATTGTTTGCTGCCAACGCCGTTGTGGACGTCAAGCACTAGCAGTCAGACTCATCAAGAGGCAGCTAAGGAGTCTAGTGAGCCACAACAATCGAGTGACAAAACCAGTGAG ctaaTCCCGGACTCCAGCATGATTCTTGACATCCACCCGCTTGAGCTctggtttttttttgaaaaatataaGATTATCCCATGCTCATTTGACATAACAAACAATACAGATGAAAAAATGGCATTTGCGCTTAAAGAGAAGAGCAGTGAAGAGACGTGCTTCTTAAGGAGATGGCCAACGTTTGGCGTCGTGGACCCGAGGACCACTTACACTCTCGTACTGATAATGGAGAAACACTGGGAGCTACCACAACAAAGAAATGTTGATTTAATCCTGCACACCAGTACATACTGCGAATCTTCTAGCGACGAAAATACGTGCATACAACATTTTCAGAATGCGGAACGGTTGGGGATCACTGTGCATCAGGTGACTCTAAAATGTGTTTGTGCGCCACCTCGAGGAGTGCCAATATTTGAG CAGCCAATCCCACCTTCAATAAAG ATCATATCGATGGTAGATTATTCCACATTTGGACGTATGATCGAGTCCGTGGATGCAAATCAGACTGAGCCATT GATTGCAACAGCTGTTTATACTGGGTATGTTTACATATGGAACTGTGACACGCAG AAATATGTGGGTTCTATTAAAATCAAAGAGGCACATACTGCAGTTCGGTCTTTTAAATTTATTGCACGTAAGGGATGGCTTGTGGTTGGAACTACCGATGGTTTCATCCGTGTGTACAATTATAAAAAGGAAATGGAAGAAACGACGAGTTTCAAAGCGGGTGATGAAGTGCAGTCACTAGCCATTCATCCAACCAAGTCATTTGTGTTGTCAGCATGTACTACTGGAATAAAGCTTTGGGACTGGGACGGGGGATGGTTCGGCTGGAAATGCATGCGAACTTTTCAGGAACACTCAGGCTCTGTCCGTGCAGTTGCATTTAACCCACAGGACCAGAACAGTTTTGCTAGTGCATCTCGAGATTGCACAATAAAG GTTTGGAGTCTTGATTCTCCCAAATCCAAGTATACTCTATATGGGCATTCTAGCTGCGTGTATTCCCTGGATTTCTTCACACGTGATGGTCAGCAGTATTTGATTACTGGCTCAGGGGACAAGACTGCCAAG GTATGGGACATGCACAAGAAAGAGTGTGCCGGTACACTACCTCATAACTCTGCAGTTATCTATGTCCTTTCCCATCCCACACTTCCAGTTCTAGTAACAGGTACAGAACATGGTCATGTTCACTTGTGGAACTCCATTACTTTCAG GCTCAAGAGAATACTTGCTATTGGGAGCCCTTCACGGGTTGATGGTCTTGCATGTTTCAACGAGTCAGGAAG GGTTGTGGTTGCACATGATATGGCACTATCAGTGATAGAAATTCAAGATGAAGAAGAACAAGGTGGTAGGACGACATCGGCTTCATTAAGCTCTTTATGTGTCGTTCTGATAAAGAACAAGGTAgcaatgatgaagaagaagaacaagtggTAG